In one window of Pseudomonas chlororaphis subsp. chlororaphis DNA:
- a CDS encoding MerR family transcriptional regulator yields the protein MSSQTYSISDLARELDITTRAIRFYEEQGLLAPERRGQERIYSPRDKVSLKLILRGKRIGFSLAECRELIELYDPSSGNLKQLHSMLAKIAERREQLEQQLLDIEQMKLELDTAEERCTQALEQTIQNQKSAVQ from the coding sequence ATGAGCAGCCAGACCTACAGCATTTCCGACCTTGCCCGCGAGCTCGACATCACCACCCGGGCCATCCGTTTCTATGAAGAACAAGGCCTGCTCGCCCCCGAACGCCGTGGCCAGGAACGCATCTACTCGCCACGGGACAAGGTCAGCCTGAAGCTGATCCTGCGCGGCAAGCGCATCGGCTTCTCCCTGGCCGAATGCCGCGAACTGATCGAACTCTACGACCCCAGCAGCGGCAACCTGAAGCAGCTGCACAGCATGCTGGCGAAAATCGCCGAGCGCCGTGAGCAGCTGGAGCAACAGTTGCTGGACATCGAACAGATGAAGCTGGAGCTGGACACCGCGGAAGAGCGCTGCACCCAGGCGCTGGAGCAGACCATCCAGAATCAGAAAAGCGCCGTGCAGTAA
- a CDS encoding hydroxymethylglutaryl-CoA lyase: protein MSLPTHVRLVEVGPRDGLQNEAQPISVADKVQLVDALSAAGLGYIEVGSFVSPKWVPQMAGSAEVFAQIQRKPGVTYGALAPNLRGFEDALAAGVKEVAVFAAASEAFSQRNINCSISESLERFVPIMEAAKQHGVTVRGYVSCVLGCPYEGEVAPEQVAVVARELYSMGCYEVSLGDTIGTGTAGATRRMFEVVAAHVPRDKLAGHFHDTYGQALANIYASLLEGIAVFDSSIAGLGGCPYAKGASGNVASEDVLYLLNGLGIETGIDMERLILAGQQICSVLGRPTGSRVAKARYPG, encoded by the coding sequence ATGTCCCTCCCCACCCATGTCCGCCTGGTCGAAGTCGGTCCTCGCGACGGTTTGCAGAACGAAGCCCAGCCCATCAGCGTCGCCGACAAGGTGCAACTGGTGGATGCCCTGAGCGCGGCCGGGCTCGGCTATATAGAAGTCGGCAGTTTCGTCTCGCCCAAATGGGTGCCGCAGATGGCCGGGTCCGCCGAGGTGTTCGCGCAGATCCAGCGCAAGCCGGGGGTGACCTACGGCGCCCTCGCCCCGAACCTGCGCGGTTTCGAAGACGCCCTGGCCGCCGGGGTCAAGGAAGTCGCGGTGTTCGCCGCCGCCTCCGAGGCGTTTTCCCAGCGCAACATCAACTGCTCCATCAGCGAGAGCCTGGAACGCTTCGTGCCGATCATGGAAGCAGCGAAACAGCACGGCGTTACCGTGCGCGGTTACGTGTCCTGTGTGCTGGGCTGCCCTTACGAAGGCGAGGTAGCGCCGGAACAGGTCGCCGTGGTCGCCCGCGAGCTGTACAGCATGGGCTGCTACGAAGTGTCCCTGGGCGACACCATCGGCACTGGCACCGCCGGCGCTACCCGCCGCATGTTCGAGGTGGTGGCCGCCCATGTTCCGCGGGACAAGCTCGCCGGGCACTTCCACGACACTTATGGCCAGGCCCTGGCCAATATCTACGCCAGCCTGCTGGAAGGCATCGCGGTGTTCGACAGCTCGATCGCCGGGCTCGGCGGCTGCCCCTATGCCAAGGGCGCCAGCGGCAACGTCGCCAGCGAGGACGTGCTGTACCTGCTCAACGGGCTGGGCATCGAAACCGGTATCGACATGGAGCGCCTGATCCTCGCCGGCCAGCAGATCTGCTCCGTGCTGGGGCGGCCCACCGGCTCGCGCGTCGCCAAGGCCCGTTACCCAGGTTGA